The DNA segment GGTGTTCGCGATCACCGGATACCGCAGCCCCACCACTCAGCGGGTGCGGCTCGGAGCCGACGAGGACGGGCGGCTGCGCGCCTTCGCCCACGAGAACCAGTCGCTCACCTCGAACCTGCGGGAGTTCGTCGAGGGCAGCGCCTCCTACGGACGCACCATGTACGACGCCGTCGCGCACCACACCGTCAACCGTGTCGTGCCCGTCGATGTGGGCACACCCACCTGGATGCGGGCCCCCGGCGAGGCCCCGGGTTCGTTCGCGGTGGAGTCGGCGCTCGACGAGCTCGCCGAGCGGCTCGGCATGGACCCGATCGCACTGCGCGCCCGCAACGAGCCGGCGGTCGGCCCGCTCTCCGGGCTGCCGTTCAGCAGCCGCAACCTGCTCTCCTGCTTCGAGGAGGGCGCCCGGCGGTTCGACTGGGCCGCACGTGACCCCCGTCCGCGCATACGCCGCGAGGGCCGCTGGCTCCTGGGCACCGGTGTCGCCGCCTCCACGTTCCAGGCGGGCGCGGCCGCTTCGACGGCCTCGGTCACCGCGGAGCCCGGCGGCACCTTCACCGTCCGGATCACCGCCGCCGACGTCGGTACCGGCGCACGGACAGCCCTGACCCTCATCGCCGCCGACGCGCTCGACGTGACGCCCGGGCGGGTCCACGTCCGCATCGCCGACAGCGACTTCGGGGCGGCCTGGGTGGCGGGCGGCTCGATGGGCACCCGGTCCTGGGGCTGGGCCGTCATGTCCGCGGCGCGCGAGCTGCGCGAGCGGCTTGTCCTGGCCGGCGGGGAGATCCCGGAGGACGGTCTCACGGCCCGCACCGACACCGCCGCACTCATCGCGGCGCTCGCCCAGAAGGAGCGGTACTCGTTCGGCGCGCAGTTCGCCGAGGTCGCCGTCGACGTGACCACCGGGGAGGTGCGGGTACGGCGGCTGCTCGGGGTCTTCGCGGCCGGCCGGATAATCAACCCCCTGACGGCGCGCAGCCAGTTGGTGGGCGGCATGACCTGGGGGCTGTCCATGGCGCTGCACGAGGAGGCGGTGCGTGACCAGGCGTCCGGCGGCCACATCGGCGCGGACTTCGCGGGCTACCACTTCGCCGCGAACGCAGACGTGCCGGCCATCGAGGCCGACTGGGTCGACGACCCCGACCCGGACGACCCCGTCGGCATCAAGGGCGTCGGCGAGATCGGCATCGTCGGCACGGCCGCCGCCATCACCAACGCCGTATGGCACGCCACCGGAGTGCGCCACCGCGATCTGCCGCTCCGGCCCGACCGGGTGATCCTCGCCGAGGCGCACAGAGACGAGCGGCATGCTTGATATCGCCGCCGACCTGAGCCAATGGGCCGGGCAGGGAAGGGACTTCGCGGTCGCCACCGTCGTCTCGGTGACCGGCAGCGCGCCCCGTCCGCCCGGCTCGGCCCTCGCCGTGGACGCCTCGGGGCAGGTCATCGGCTCGGTCTCCGGCGGGTGCGTCGAGGGCGCCGTGTACGAGCTGTGCGTCGAGGCACTGCGCGACGGGGTGGTACGCCGCGAGCGGTTCGGGTACAGCGACGACGACGCGTTCGCCGTCGGGCTCACCTGCGGCGGGACGGTGGAGGTGCACGTCGTTCCGGTCCGCGCGGACGCGCCGTCCCGTACGACGGTGGAGAGGGCGCTGGCTGCCGCGGTGCGCGGCGAGCCGGTGGCGCTGGCCCGGATCCTCGACGGCCCCGCCGAACTCGTCGATAGTGGAGCGGTGTTGATGGTGCGGCCCGACGGGTCGGATGAGGGGGCGCTCGGCTCGGTGGACGACTCCGGGCTCGCCGCGCAGGCCCGGGCACTGCTCGACCTCGGGCGGACCGGGGAGTGTGTGGTGCCGGAGAGTTCGGCTCGGTGCGGCGGCGACGTCACCCTGTTCGTCGAGTCCAGCGTGCCGCCCGCGCGGATGATCGTGTTCGGAGCGGTGGACTTCGCGGGGGCGCTGGTGCGGGTGGGCAAACTGCTCGGCTTCCACGTGACCCTCTGCGACGCTCGCGGTGTCTTCGCGACACCGGCCCGGTTCCCCGAGGCGGACGAGGTGGTGGTGGAGTGGCCGGACCGCTATCTGCGCGACACCGTCACGGACGAGCGGACCGTGCTGTGCGTGCTCACGCACGACTCCAAGTTCGACGTGCCGCTGCTGGAGGTCGCCCTGCGGCTGCCGGTCGCCTACGTCGGTGCGATGGGCTCGCGCCGCACCCATGAGGACCGGCTCCGCAAACTTCGGGAGGCCGGGGTGGGGGAGAGCGAGCTTGCACGGCTGTGCTCCCCCATCGGCCTGGACACCGGCGGCCGCACACCGGAGGAGACGGCTGTCTCCATCGGCGCCGAGATCGTCGCGGTCCTCCGGGGCGGCGACGGGGCACCGCTGAGCCGTGGCGGGGGGCCGATCCATCGCCCGGGCCGTGCGTGAGGCCGTCAGGGGGCGCGGCCCGGCTACCGGGCCGCGCCCCCTCCGTATCATTCGGCCTCTTCGCCGGGCCCCCCTCATTAGGGTGGAGTCCATGGTCACCACAACGCCCAGTCAGTCCCCCTTCGTTGATCCGGCAGAGCTGGTCGCGGACCCGTACTCGGCGTACTCCCGCCTTCGCGAGGCCGGGCCCGTCCACCGCATCACCGGAACGGACGGGCTTCCGGCCTGGGTGGTCACGCGCTACGACGACGTACGCCAGGCCCTCGCCGATCCCCGGCTCTCTCTCGACAAGCGCAATGCGGCGCCCGGCGGCTACCACGGGCTCGCGCTGCCGCCGGCGCTGGACGCGAACCTGCTGAACATGGACCCGCCGGACCACACCCGCATCCGGCGCCTGGTGTCCCGGGCGTTCACCCCGCGCCACATCGCCCGCCTGCGCGGACCCATCAGGGAAACCGCCGACTCACTGCTCGACGCCATCGAACCGTACGGTCACGCCGACCTGATCGCCTCGTACGCCGCACCGCTGCCGATCACCGTGATCTGTGACCTGCTCGGTGTGGCTCCGCACGATCGCCATGACTTCCGTTCCTGGACCGACGCCCTGGTCGCCCCGGACCCGGCGCAACCGCACCGGGCGAAGGAATCCGTCCGCAGCATGCTGGCCTTCTTCACCCGGCTCATCGCCGACAAGCACGCTTCACCCGCAGACGACCTGCTCTCGTCCCTGATCGCCGTACGCGACGACGCGGACCGGCTGAGCGAGGACGAGCTCATGTCGCTGGCCTTCCTGATCCTGGTCGCCGGGTACGAGAACACCGTGCACCTGATCGGCAACTCCACCCTGGCCCTGCTCAGCCATCCCGACCAGCTGAGCGCGGTCCGCGCCGATCCCGGACGGCTGGGCGGCGCGGTCGAGGAACTGGCCCGCTACGACGGTCCCGTGCCCCTGGCCATCCGGCGCTTCCCCACCGAGGACATCACCATCGGAGGGGTCGGCATCCCGGCCGGTGAGACCGTCCTGTTGTCCCTGGCCGCCGCGCACCGCGACCCGCATCGCTTCACCGAGCCGGACCGGCTCGACATCGGCCGTGACGCCGCCGGTCATCTCGCCCTCGGTCACGGCATCCACTACTGCCTCGGCGCACCGCTGGCCCGGATGGAGACCGAGGTCGCTCTCGCCGCGCTCCTCGACCGTTTCCCGGACCTGGCCCTCGACGTCGCTCCGGACGTACTGCGGTGGCGCCCGTCCATGCGCTCCCGCGGGCTGCTCGGCCTGCCGGTGCGCTTCTGAGGACAGGGCGGATCCGCCGCCCCGGCGGAGTGTGGCGGCTGCGCACACCAGCGATACCGGCCGTCGGGTGCGCCACGGGAGCAGTCGTGGGCTCCTTGTCCGCCACCCGCTTTGCTCTGACGCACTGCCCTGCGGCTAGTTTGTCTCCAGGACAGGTACGCAGGCCCGTGGTGGCAGAGGTGCACGGGGGACGAGAGGTCGGGAAGAGTGTCGCTGCGCGGAGGCGATCCAGCGGAGATCGGCGGTTATCCGCTTGAGGCGCGGCTCGGTTCGGGTGGCATGGGCACGGTCTTCCTGGCCCGTACGAGTTCGGGGCGGCCTGTCGCGATCAAACTGATCCACCAGCAGTTCGCGGCGGACGACGAGTTCCGCATCCGCTTCCGGCAGGAGGTGGCGGCGGCGAGGCGGGTGAGCGGCGCGTTCACCGCCGCCGTGGTCGACGCCGCCCCTGAGGCCGACCAGCCGTGGATGGCGACGGCCTACATCGAGGGGCACACGCTCGCCCAGCGCATCGCCACCGAGGGCCCGCTGAACGGAGCGGAGCTGCGGAAGCTCGCCATCGGGCTGGCGGAGGCGCTGCGCGACATCCACCGGGTGGGGGTCGTCCACCGTGACCTGAAGCCCTCGAACGTCGTGCTCTCGCCCGAGGGTCCGCGCGTCATCGACTTCGGCATTTCGCGCGCCGTCGACCAGCAGACGCTGACGATGACGGGGCGGGTCATCGGTACGCCGCCCTTCATGTCGCCGGAGCAGTTGCAGGCGCCGCGTGGTGTGGGGCCGCGGTCCGATGTCTTCTCGCTGGGGACCCTGCTGGTGTACGCGTCCACGGGCCACGGGCCCTTCGACGCGGACAGCCCGTACATGACGGCCTATCAGGTGGTGCACGAGGAGCCGTCACTGGGTGTCGTTCCGGTGACTCTGCGTGCGGTCGTCGAGTCGTGCCTGGCCAAGGAGCCGGAGGGGCGCCCCTCGGCGGACGAACTCCTCGTGCTGCTGCGGGACCTGCCTGCCGACCTCGGCGGGACCGACACGAACGGGGCCGGCGCGGGACGCACCCGCGACATGATCACCCAGCACCACTTCGCGACGCCGGCCACCCCGGCGCCGACCGTCCCGCCGACCGACCCGCTCACTGCCCCGACCACTGCCCCGGCCGGTCCCGACACGGGGAGCACCGGCGTCCCCATCGCCCGCCGTCTGCGTCGCCGGTGGCGGCCCGTGGTCGCGGCCGCGGTCGCGGTGGCGGCGATCGGCGGGGGAGCCACCGCGCTGAAGGCGGGCGGCTTCGGGGGGAGCAGCGGCGGCCACAAGGACCACAGCGTCGCGGTGCCGGGAGCCGCACTTCCACTTCCGGACGGGTTCGAGCCGTGGCGCAAGACTGTGCTGGGCGGTCGTAAGGACATCCCCGACGAGCTGCGTTGCGTCGCGCGCGACGACGCGCTGTTCTGCGGGGGCGGCGGTGTGGTAGCGACCCGTATCAGGGCCCGGGACGGCTCGCGGGTGTGGACGGCGAACAGTCCGGGCGTCCCTGTCGAGGGCATGCACCTGGTCGGAGCCACCGACGACACGGTGCTCGGTTACCGCTTCGCCGCCCAGAACGATCCGCAGGCCTCTCCCCGCGAGGTGGTGGCCATCGACGCGAACAACGGCCGGGAGCTGTGGTCCGCGCCGTCCGGCGGCCAGTCGCAGGCCGTCACGGGCCGGAGCCAGGACGCCCTGGTGGCCGGCTCCGCCGTCGTGACGGTCAATGCTTCCAACTCCCGCTTCGAGGCCCGGGAGGCGCACAGTGGCAACGTCACCTGGACGACGCCGTTCCCCGCGGGCACGCAGTGTGCTCCCGTCGGGGTGGGCCCACGGCTCTTCGCGATGTGCGCGACGAATGCGGAGGTGAATGCCCTGGAGGTGAGCCACCCCACCCTCTACCCGGTCGACCGCGCCTCGGGGACCCTGGGCAGGCCCATCGCGGTCAACGGCCCCGCCGTGCCGATGGGCGTCGCCGACGGCAGGCTCGTACTCCTTCAGGAGCACATGGAGGGACCGGCGCTGGCCGGTTACGACGGGGTGGCGCGGGTCGACCCGGCCTCACGGAAGGTGACGTACTCCCGGCTGGCCAGGACGTACGCGGGGACGCCCGGCATGGCGGACGGCACCCTCTACGTGAGCGGGCAGACCGGTCTCGTCACGGCGCTCGACCCCGGGACCGGCCGGCAGCGGTGGGCGCGGCAGACAAGCGTGGAGGGCGCGTCGGGACCCGTGAGCGGAGCCGGCGCGCTGTATTTCAGCTCGGCCACCGGCCGGGTGGTCGCGCTGTCGCCGTACGACGGCAAGCCCCTGTGGACCACAGATCCGCAGGCCGACGGTTTGACGGGCGAGCAGGGCGCAAGCCCGCGCGTGACCGTCGTGGGGCGTGCGGTGGTCGTGGCCGCGGCCAAGAACTCTCTCTTCGCCTTCGACGCGCTGAAGCCGCCGAAGGCGGGCTGACTGCGGCACCACCCGCTGCGGAACTGCGTGATGATCCGGGAGACCCGGCCGGCAGACCGACCGGGCGCCTGCCCGGTCGGGCGCCGCCGCACCTCTGACCTGACCGCCTCCGGGCACGGTGCCCCGGCATCGACCGGGGCACCGATTCAGCCACGCGGCGGGTCCTGCCGTCGCTCCCGGTCAGCGACCACCCGCGAACTGGACCGGCGCGCCGGTGGCCGCCAGCTCCGGCAGCAGACCACGGGACGCCAGCTCGGGCCGCACGCCCTCACCGAACCAGTACGCCTCCTCCAGATGCGGGTAG comes from the Streptomyces sp. NBC_01471 genome and includes:
- a CDS encoding xanthine dehydrogenase family protein molybdopterin-binding subunit, producing MTTPSTAPTAPVTAKPDAVGVSHTRIEGLDKVTGAARYASEVPFTELAHGWLVLSTVARGRIRSIDEDAVRAMPGVLTVLHHRAAPRVRDDVVGALGRPDPIVEVFQHDRIPHAGWPVALVVAETSEQAREAAEALVVEYDEEPHDVGFHADKDGVYTPQDAESTKGDLDAELAASTVVLDARYTTPEQHHCAMEPHAVTVRWNGGRLEVHDSNQGSKWIADDLAHLFSLDLSAVHVRSEHVGGAFGSKGLRSHHVAAVMAATELQRPVRVALTRRQVFAITGYRSPTTQRVRLGADEDGRLRAFAHENQSLTSNLREFVEGSASYGRTMYDAVAHHTVNRVVPVDVGTPTWMRAPGEAPGSFAVESALDELAERLGMDPIALRARNEPAVGPLSGLPFSSRNLLSCFEEGARRFDWAARDPRPRIRREGRWLLGTGVAASTFQAGAAASTASVTAEPGGTFTVRITAADVGTGARTALTLIAADALDVTPGRVHVRIADSDFGAAWVAGGSMGTRSWGWAVMSAARELRERLVLAGGEIPEDGLTARTDTAALIAALAQKERYSFGAQFAEVAVDVTTGEVRVRRLLGVFAAGRIINPLTARSQLVGGMTWGLSMALHEEAVRDQASGGHIGADFAGYHFAANADVPAIEADWVDDPDPDDPVGIKGVGEIGIVGTAAAITNAVWHATGVRHRDLPLRPDRVILAEAHRDERHA
- a CDS encoding PQQ-binding-like beta-propeller repeat protein, which codes for MSLRGGDPAEIGGYPLEARLGSGGMGTVFLARTSSGRPVAIKLIHQQFAADDEFRIRFRQEVAAARRVSGAFTAAVVDAAPEADQPWMATAYIEGHTLAQRIATEGPLNGAELRKLAIGLAEALRDIHRVGVVHRDLKPSNVVLSPEGPRVIDFGISRAVDQQTLTMTGRVIGTPPFMSPEQLQAPRGVGPRSDVFSLGTLLVYASTGHGPFDADSPYMTAYQVVHEEPSLGVVPVTLRAVVESCLAKEPEGRPSADELLVLLRDLPADLGGTDTNGAGAGRTRDMITQHHFATPATPAPTVPPTDPLTAPTTAPAGPDTGSTGVPIARRLRRRWRPVVAAAVAVAAIGGGATALKAGGFGGSSGGHKDHSVAVPGAALPLPDGFEPWRKTVLGGRKDIPDELRCVARDDALFCGGGGVVATRIRARDGSRVWTANSPGVPVEGMHLVGATDDTVLGYRFAAQNDPQASPREVVAIDANNGRELWSAPSGGQSQAVTGRSQDALVAGSAVVTVNASNSRFEAREAHSGNVTWTTPFPAGTQCAPVGVGPRLFAMCATNAEVNALEVSHPTLYPVDRASGTLGRPIAVNGPAVPMGVADGRLVLLQEHMEGPALAGYDGVARVDPASRKVTYSRLARTYAGTPGMADGTLYVSGQTGLVTALDPGTGRQRWARQTSVEGASGPVSGAGALYFSSATGRVVALSPYDGKPLWTTDPQADGLTGEQGASPRVTVVGRAVVVAAAKNSLFAFDALKPPKAG
- a CDS encoding cytochrome P450, with translation MVTTTPSQSPFVDPAELVADPYSAYSRLREAGPVHRITGTDGLPAWVVTRYDDVRQALADPRLSLDKRNAAPGGYHGLALPPALDANLLNMDPPDHTRIRRLVSRAFTPRHIARLRGPIRETADSLLDAIEPYGHADLIASYAAPLPITVICDLLGVAPHDRHDFRSWTDALVAPDPAQPHRAKESVRSMLAFFTRLIADKHASPADDLLSSLIAVRDDADRLSEDELMSLAFLILVAGYENTVHLIGNSTLALLSHPDQLSAVRADPGRLGGAVEELARYDGPVPLAIRRFPTEDITIGGVGIPAGETVLLSLAAAHRDPHRFTEPDRLDIGRDAAGHLALGHGIHYCLGAPLARMETEVALAALLDRFPDLALDVAPDVLRWRPSMRSRGLLGLPVRF
- a CDS encoding XdhC family protein, with protein sequence MLDIAADLSQWAGQGRDFAVATVVSVTGSAPRPPGSALAVDASGQVIGSVSGGCVEGAVYELCVEALRDGVVRRERFGYSDDDAFAVGLTCGGTVEVHVVPVRADAPSRTTVERALAAAVRGEPVALARILDGPAELVDSGAVLMVRPDGSDEGALGSVDDSGLAAQARALLDLGRTGECVVPESSARCGGDVTLFVESSVPPARMIVFGAVDFAGALVRVGKLLGFHVTLCDARGVFATPARFPEADEVVVEWPDRYLRDTVTDERTVLCVLTHDSKFDVPLLEVALRLPVAYVGAMGSRRTHEDRLRKLREAGVGESELARLCSPIGLDTGGRTPEETAVSIGAEIVAVLRGGDGAPLSRGGGPIHRPGRA